The proteins below come from a single Athene noctua chromosome 6, bAthNoc1.hap1.1, whole genome shotgun sequence genomic window:
- the NFKBIA gene encoding NF-kappa-B inhibitor alpha: MISARRPVEPPVMEGYEHPKKERQGGFPLDDRHDSGLDSMKEEEYRQLVKELEDIRLQPREPPAWAQQLTEDGDTFLHLAIIHEEKSLSLEVIRQAAGDRAFLNFQNNLSQTPLHLAAITDQPEIAEHLLKAGCDLEIRDFRGNTPLHIACHQGSLRTVSVLTQYCQPHHLLAVLQATNYNGHTCLHLASIQGYLAIVEYLLSLGADVNAQEPCNGRTALHLAVDLQNSDLVSLLVKHGADVNKVTYQGYSPYQLTWGRDNSSIQEQLKQLTTANLQMLPESEDEESSESEAEFTEDELMYDDCLIGGRQLAF, from the exons ATGatcagcgcccgccgccccgtcGAGCCGCCGGTAATGGAGGGCTACGAGCACCCGAAGAAAGAGCGTCAAGGCGGGTTCCCGCTCGACGATCGCCACGACAGCGGCCTGGACTCCATGAAGGAGGAGGAGTACCGGCAGCTGGTGAAGGAGCTGGAGGACATACGCCTGCAGCCCCGCGAACCGCCCGCCTGGGCGCAGCAGCTGACGGAGGACGGGGACAC TTTTCTCCACTTGGCGATTATTCACGAGGAAAAATCCCTGAGCCTGGAGGTGATCCGGCAGGCGGCCGGGGACCGGGCTTTCCTGAACTTCCAGAACAACCTCAGCCAG ACTCCTCTTCACTTGGCAGCGATCACTGATCAGCCCGAAATTGCTGAGCATCTTCTGAAGGCTGGATGTGACCTGGAAATCAGAGACTTCCGAGGAAACACCCCCCTGCACATTGCCTGCCATCAGGGCTCGCTCAGGACCGTGAGTGTCCTCACGCAGTACTGCCAGCCACACCACCTCCTCGCTGTCCTGCAGGCCACCAACTACAATG GACATACATGTCTCCATTTGGCATCTATTCAAGGATACCTGGCTATTGTTGAATACTTGCTGTCCTTGGGAGCAGATGTCAATGCTCAG GAGCCGTGCAACGGCAGAACGGCACTACATTTGGCTGTCGACCTGCAGAATTCAGACCTGGTGTCGCTTCTGGTGAAACATGGAGCGGACGTGAACAAAGTGACCTACCAGGGCTATTCCCCCTATCAGCTCACGTGGGGAAGAGACAACTCCAGCATACAGGAACAGCTGAAGCAGCTGACCACAGCCAACCTGCAGATGTTGCCAGAAAGTGAGGACGAGGAGAGCAGTGAATCGGAGGCTGAATTCACAGAGGATGAA cTTATGTATGATGACTGCCTTATTGGAGGACGACAGCTGGCATTTTAA